In Schizosaccharomyces osmophilus chromosome 2, complete sequence, the following proteins share a genomic window:
- the vps28 gene encoding ESCRT I complex subunit Vps28, with the protein MTDYYDIGLLEENQEDTPNVECVGQQIREDFASLYSIIITLENLEIVFTKDAITPDAFESASNLLLQQWDSCLKDEDLLKRFGPLEDFFSKYQLQCPRAMKRIQEHSENATTTKVSSTLPNHLSETRDSKVDSNEFLHDRETAIISAPSTTPPVSTAKSIAELVQNFITTLDAIRLNFVAKDQLHPLLSELVICMDDLTELLNKQVSGRSKLVQWLIFINHMESTDQLNEEQKEELLQNLEETYSECYGLL; encoded by the coding sequence ATGACTGACTACTATGACATTGGCcttttagaagaaaaccAGGAGGACACCCCAAATGTGGAGTGTGTAGGCCAACAAATTCGAGAAGATTTTGCTTCTCTTTACAGTATAATTATTACCTTGGAGAATTTGGAAATAGTGTTTACGAAGGATGCCATCACCCCGGACGCCTTTGAGTCTGCTTCAAACTTACTTCTTCAACAATGGGATTCTTGTTTAAAGGACGAggatttattgaaaagatTTGGCCCTTTggaagatttcttttcgaaataTCAGTTACAATGTCCTCGAGCCATGAAGCGCATTCAAGAGCATTCAGAGAATGCTACAACTACCAAGGTTTCATCTACCCTTCCAAATCACCTTTCCGAGACCAGGGACTCGAAAGTAGATTCCAATGAATTTCTACACGACCGAGAAACCGCTATCATTTCTGCACCCTCGACAACCCCTCCTGTTTCTACAGCTAAATCTATCGCCGAGCTTGTACAGAATTTCATAACCACTTTGGATGCGATTCGCTTGAATTTCGTTGCCAAAGATCAGTTACATCCGCTTCTTTCAGAGTTGGTCATTTGCATGGACGACCTTACAGAGTTGCTCAATAAGCAAGTATCCGGTAGAAGCAAGCTAGTCCAATGGCTCATTTTTATCAATCATATGGAGTCAACGGATCAACTGAATgaagaacaaaaggaagaattacTGCAAAATCTCGAAGAAACCTATTCAGAATGCTATGGATTACTctaa
- the not3 gene encoding CCR4-Not complex NOT box subunit 3/5, with amino-acid sequence MSARKLQVEIEKTFKKVTDGIVIFDEVYEKLNASASASQKEKLEGDLKTQIKKLQRLRDQIKTWASSNDIKDKKALIENRRLIEAKMEEFKAVEREMKIKAFSKEGLSIALKMDPREKEKHDTIQWISSAVEELERQVELLEAETESLRATFKRGKRDLSKQAYLSELESRIETHRWHQERLELIMRRLENSQISSDAINNIQDDIMYYVESSQDADFAEDMNIYDGLDLDDSSGIFDAERSENSSSPISDTSSQKDDESVPVVDSPSPIESSLKDVLSSPTFMASVPQAHEEELDAPDISSPPPKENSQNEIDGSSRPQLSNNTPSFAKAAAVAAPSNSASFVTSAPTIQNKQTVSPRISNASAPKEKKYAFAAAAAAATTLSKDPIGTRADVPASPKVGSGNIQSKSDTTGHYSSPKPQESKPDAMPEVSEQIPEINHDSITVEESLSPPPEYIQDLVGALNASKGRLQYPMNKEKLTEALNISCVYVPDAVDAAKPKFYVPKDPYPVPHYYPQQPLPLFDSPEMTEVVDPDTLFYMFYYLPGTYQQYLAGRELKKQSWRFHKKYTTWFQRHEEPKLITDEYESGTYRYFDFEGDWVQRKKADFRFMYEYLEDDEDWSR; translated from the exons ATGTCTGCGCGAAAATTACAAG tggaaattgaaaaaacgTTTAAAAAAGTGACAGATGGG ATTGTCATTTTTGACGAAGTTTACGAAAAGCTGAATGCCAGCGCCAGTGCCTctcagaaagaaaaactagaAGGCGATTTGAAAACGCAGATTAAAAAGCTACAGCGTTTACGTGATCAGATCAAGACGTGGGCCAGCAGTAATGATATTAAAGACAAGAAAGCTTTAATAGAAAATCGCCGACTGATCGAAGCG aaaatggaagaatttaAAGCCGTGGAAcgagaaatgaaaatcaagGCATTCAGTAAAGAAGGACTGAGTATTGCCTTAAAGATGGATCcaagagaaaaggaaaagcatgACACGATTCAGTGGATTTCGAGTGCAGTAGAAGAATTGGAGCGCCAAGTGGAACTGTTAGAAGCCGAGACGGAGAGCTTGCGTGCCACATTCAAGCGAGGAAAACGTGATCTTTCTAAGCAAGCTTATCTTTCCGAACTGGAGTCACGTATTGAAACCCACAGATGGCATCAAGAGAGACTGGAGCTAATTATGCGGCGCTTAGAAAACTCTCAAATATCTTCAGATGCAATCAACAACATTCAAGACGATATTATGTATTATGTCGAATCCAGTCAAGATGCTGATTTCGCTGAAGACATGAACATTTATGATGGACTTGATTTAGATGACTCTTCAGGAATTTTTGATGCAGAGAGATCTGAAAACTCTTCTTCTCCAATCTCTGACACCTCTTCACAGAAAGACGATGAAAGCGTACCGGTTGTGGATTCCCCATCTCCGATTGAATCATCATTAAAAGACGTTCTGTCATCCCCAACTTTCATGGCTTCGGTACCCCAAGCacatgaagaagaattggatGCCCCAGATATTTCATCGCCTCCCCCCAAAGAGAATTCGCAAAATGAGATTGATGGTTCTAGTAGGCCACAATTGTCCAATAATACACCATCTTTTGCTAAAGCAGCTGCCGTAGCTGCTCCCAGCAATTCCGCCAGCTTTGTTACTTCAGCTCCGACAATCCAAAATAAGCAAACTGTTTCTCCTCGAATTTCGAATGCTTCTGctccaaaggaaaagaagtatGCGTTCGCTGCCGCTGCTGCCGCCGCTACTACTTTATCAAAAGATCCTATTGGCACACGAGCGGACGTCCCTGCTTCTCCAAAGGTGGGATCTGGCAATATCCAATCCAAATCGGATACCACAGGCCATTATTCATCGCCGAAGCCTCAAGAATCAAAACCAGATGCTATGCCTGAGGTTTCGGAACAAATCCCTGAAATAAATCATGATAGTATCACAGTAGAAGAGAGCTTATCCCCACCCCCGGAGTATATCCAAGATTTGGTAGGAGCGCTAAATGCTTCAAAAGGTCGACTTCAATACCCCatgaataaagaaaagttgaCTGAGGCACTCAATATTAGCTGCGTGTACGTACCTGACGCAGTCGATGCtgcaaaaccaaaattttatGTACCTAAAGATCCTTATCCAGTACCTCACTATTATCCGCAGCAGCCTCTTCCCTTGTTTGATTCTCCAGAAATGACTGAAGTTGTGGATCCAGATACACTGTTTTACatgttttattatttacCTGGCACATATCAACAGTATCTCGCTGGACGGGAACTTAAGAAACAGAGTTGGCGTTTCCACAAAAAGTACACTACTTGGTTTCAAAGACATGAGGAGCCCAAACTGATCACAGACGAGTATGAGAGTGGAACTTATAGGTACTTTGATTTCGAGGGCGATTGGgtgcaaagaaagaaggcCGACTTTCGTTTCATGTATGAGTATCTCGAAGACGATGAGGATTGGAGTCGGTGA
- the guf1 gene encoding mitochondrial elongation factor GTPase Guf1 has translation MILRFHFLPKRTFIRLTSLLFSPGKRSLSGAPVFGKPEKPRDGKAALSVLESIPREQIRNWAVIAHIDHGKSTLSDCLLKLTGVIDKNNAKNQFLDKLAVERRRGITVKAQTCSMIYHYQNKPYLLNLIDTPGHVDFREEVMHSLAACEGCILLVDASQGIQAQTLSNFYMAFAQNLVVLPVLNKVDLPTADVEKTLNQIEQTFELDVSNTLFISSKSGKNVEKILPEIVHHFPPPEGDESKPLRSLLIDCWYNNYQGVISLVRLMDGTLKKGQKLLSVNTGRKYEVQQVGIMYPDMTETAELRAGQVGYVVSNMKNIDEAIIGDTFTTVGQSVEPLPGFSVPKPMVFVGAFPTDSSDFERLNDCIEQLTLNDRAIHVEKETSSALGMGWRLGFLGTLHLSVFVERLQDEYDRKLVITSPTVPYLIRYQDGKEEIVSNPNVFPSRRMRNQEFFEPIVEATVIIPSEYLGDVIKLCESCRGLQSDCTFLSETRCMLKYHIPLAHLVEDFFGRLKGQTSGYATLDYEDAGYAPADIVKLSVHVNGQSVDALCTVVHRSLALNRGREWIHRLRDLLPKQLYEVAIQAVVESKVLARLNIAALRKNVTAKCYGGDWTRKQKLLNKQKEGKSRLRQSSNVSIDKSVFYQFMMKKTSN, from the exons ATGAtccttcgttttcattttcttccaaagagGACCTTTATAAGACTTACATCTCTCTTATTTTCTCCAGGTAAACGCTCGTTGTCCGGCGCGCCAGTGTTTGGTAAACCAGAGAAGCCGAGAGACGGTAAAGCAGCTTTGTCTGTCCTAGAAAGCATTCCCAGAGAACAAATTCGAAACTGGGCTGTTATTGCACATATTGATCATGGGAAGTCGACTTTAAGCGATTGTCTACTTAAACTCACCGGTGTTATCGATAAGAACAATGCCAAGAACcaatttttggataaaTTAGCTGTCGAGAGGAGGAGAGGAATTACGGTGAAGGCCCAAACTTGCAGTATGATCTATCACTATCAGAATAAGCCTTACTTGCTTAACTTGATTGATACGCCGGGTCACGTTGATTTCCGTGAAGAAGTGATGCATAGTTTAGCAGCTTGTGAAGGATGTATATTACTTGTGGATGCATCTCAAGGAATCCAAGCTCAAACG CTTTCTAATTTTTATATGGCCTTCGCCCAAAATCTTGTGGTTCTTCCCGTACTTAACAAAGTTGACTTGCCAACGGCAGATGTTGAGAAAACACTAAATCAAATCGAGCAAACATTTGAGTTAGATGTATCTAATACACTATTTatatcttcaaaatcagGAAAAAACGTTGAAAAGATCTTACCTGAAATTGTTCACCACTTTCCTCCTCCAGAAGGCGATGAATCGAAGCCTCTACGAAGTCTTTTGATTGACTGTTGGTATAATAACTATCAGGGAGTAATTTCTTTAGTTCGACTTATGGATGGTACCCTGAAAAAGGGACAAAAATTATTGAGTGTCAATACAGGCAGAAAGTATGAAGTTCAGCAAGTCGGGATTATGTATCCTGATATGACAGAAACAGCCGAATTACGTGCAGGACAAGTGGGATATGTTGTTTCaaatatgaaaaatatAGACGAGGCTATTATTGGAGATACCTTTACTACTGTAGGACAATCCGTCGAGCCTTTACCAGGCTTCTCAGTACCAAAGCCCATGGTTTTCGTAGGAGCCTTTCCAACAGACTCTTCTGATTTTGAGCGCTTAAATGATTGTATAGAGCAATTAACTCTGAATGATCGTGCCATTCAcgtggaaaaagaaacgtcGTCTGCTTTGGGCATGGGATGGAGATTAGGATTCTTGGGGACTTTACATCTTTCCGTTTTTGTTGAGAGACTGCAAGATGAATATGATAGAAAGCTTGTAATAACCTCTCCTACGGTACCTTATCTTATTCGTTACCAGGATggcaaagaagaaatcgtATCTAATCCAAATGTGTTTCCCTCTCGACGGATGAGAAATCAAGAATTCTTTGAACCTATCGTTGAAGCGACCGTAATTATTCCCTCTGAATACTTAGGAGACGTTATCAAATTGTGTGAGTCCTGTCGGGGTCTTCAGTCAGATTGTACTTTTCTTTCGGAAACTAGATGCATGCTCAAGTACCACATCCCTCTGGCACATTTGGTAGaagatttttttggaagattAAAGGGTCAAACTAGTGGTTATGCTACTTTGGATTACGAAGATGCTGGATATGCTCCAGCAGACATTGTGAAGCTATCCGTTCATGTTAATGGTCAGTCGGTAGATGCGCTATGTACGGTGGTTCATCGTTCTTTGGCACTGAATCGAGGACGTGAATGGATCCACAGGCTACGCGATCTATTACCAAAGCAGTTATATGAGGTAGCAATTCAAGCTGTCGTAGAAAGCAAAGTACTAGCTCGATTAAACATTGCAGCTTTACGGAAAAACGTCACTGCTAAATGTTATGGTGGAGATTGGACTCGAAAGCAGAAACTACTaaacaagcaaaaagagGGAAAGAGTCGCCTACGACAAAGTAGTAATGTTTCAATTGATAAATCG GTATTTTACCAAtttatgatgaagaaaacatcAAATTAA
- the wis2 gene encoding cyclophilin family peptidyl-prolyl cis-trans isomerase Wis2, which translates to MSTFAYFKISIDKKVQPTVYFELFENVVPKTVKNFASLCDGFERDGRELTYKGSRFHRVIKQFMLQGGDFTRGNGTGGESIYGEKFEDENFELKHDKPFLLSMANAGPNTNGSQFFITTVPTPHLDGKHVVFGRVVGGKSTVRAIENMDTTSDDPVVPVVIEECGTCSEEQIEPPQPDITGDALDEYPADYEGDKSETAIFKIASDLKKIGNTQFAQQNLDLAVVKWQKALRYLAEHPVRNDDSQQPDKFWQEYFSLKYSLYLNIALIALKQNNAKEVIRNCDIVVNADGATVLEKQKAYYRLGSAHSILKNFDEAEEFLAKAGKDAGVTKKIAEVRQQKQDFKKRQQKAFSKMFQ; encoded by the coding sequence ATGAGCACTTTTGCCTATTTTAAGATCAGCATTGACAAGAAGGTCCAACCAACGGTTTATTTCGAGTTGTTCGAAAACGTTGTCCCGAAGACTGTCAAAAACTTTGCTTCACTTTGTGATGGATTTGAAAGAGACGGTCGTGAACTTACTTATAAGGGATCCCGTTTCCACCGTGTCATCAAGCAATTCATGCTTCAAGGTGGTGATTTTACGCGTGGTAATGGAACTGGCGGAGAAAGCATTTATGgtgaaaaatttgaagacGAAAACTTTGAATTAAAGCACGATAAGCCTTTTTTGTTGTCAATGGCAAATGCAGGACCAAACACTAACGGCTctcaattcttcattacTACTGTTCCTACTCCTCACTTGGACGGTAAGCATGTAGTCTTTGGTCGCGTTGTTGGTGGAAAGTCTACCGTCCGTGCTATTGAAAATATGGATACCACTAGCGATGATCCAGTTGTTCCAGTTGTCATTGAAGAGTGTGGCACTTGCAGCGAAGAGCAAATTGAACCTCCTCAACCTGATATTACTGGCGACGCTCTTGACGAATACCCAGCTGACTATGAGGGCGACAAGTCTGAGACTGCTATATTCAAGATTGCTAGtgatttgaagaagattgGCAATACTCAATTTGCACAACAGAATTTGGACTTGGCTGTTGTCAAATGGCAAAAGGCTTTACGTTACCTTGCTGAACATCCTGTTCGCAATGACGACTCTCAGCAGCCCGATAAGTTTTGGCAAGAATACTTCAGTCTGAAATACAGTCTTTATCTCAATATAGCTCTTATTGCTTTGAAGCAAAACAATGCCAAAGAGGTTATCCGCAATTGCGATATTGTTGTGAATGCCGACGGTGCTACCGtgttggaaaaacaaaaggctTACTACCGCCTTGGAAGTGCTCATAGCATTTTGAAGAACTTTgatgaagctgaagaatTTTTGGCAAAAGCTGGGAAAGATGCTGGCGTCACTAAAAAAATTGCCGAAGTTCGtcaacaaaagcaagattTCAAGAAGCGTCAACAAAAGGCTTTCTCTAAAATGTTTCAGTAA
- a CDS encoding transcription elongation factor, Elf1 family, with protein sequence MGKRKASKRVRPTRRAAPLETTFTCLFCNHEKSVSCTLDKQSGVGNLHCKICGQSHQCIITALSAPIDVYSDWIDACDTVAHQGQDDKSGNGAFAEADAEHEGNFSRDEGY encoded by the exons atgggaaaaagaaaggcaAGCAAAAGAGTTCGCCCTACGAGACGGGCCGCCCCTTTAGAAACGACT TTTACGTGTTTATTCTGCAACCATGAAAAAAGCGTCAGTTGCACATT AGACAAACAATCTGGTGTCGGTAACCTGCATTGTAAGATTTGCGGCCAAAGCCATCAATGCATTATTACAG CTCTTTCCGCACCTATCGATGTGTACAGCGATTGGATTGATGCTTGCGACACTGTAGCTCATCAAGGTCAAGATGATAAAAGTGGAAATGGTGCTTTCGCTGAGGCAGATGCAGAACATGAAGGCAATTTTTCCCGTGATGAGGGTTATTAA
- a CDS encoding uracil phosphoribosyltransferase has protein sequence MSHTKDHKNVYVLNQTNQLKGLFTIIRDRTKPRSEFIFYANRIIRLIVEEGLNHLPVSPAQVTTAQNVKFDGVVFDGRICGASIMRAGESMEQGLRDCCRSVRIGKILIQRDEESQEPVLHYKKLPDDIADRYVLLLDPMLATGGSAMCAMDILISMGCKQEQIIFLNVIASPEGLHNVHKRFPNIRIVTAVIDEGLDNKGYITPGLGDFGDIYFGTKV, from the exons ATGTCACATACAAAAGACCATAAAaatgtttatgttttaaACCAAACAAATCAGTTGAAAGGTTTATTTACGATCATTCGTGATCGGACGAAGCCTCGT TCAgaattcatcttttatGCAAATAGAATCATTCGTTTAATCGTCGAAGAAGGACTGAATCATCTTCCAGTCTCACCGGCACAAGTGACGACTGCGCAAAACGTCAAATTTGATGGTGTCGTTtttgatggaagaatttgCGGTGCTAGCATTATGAGAGCCGGCGAAAGTATGGAGCAAGGTTTACGGGATTGCTGTCGATCAGTGCGTATTGGCAAGATCTTAATTCAGCGAGACGAAGAGTCTCAAGAGCCTGTCCttcattataaaaaacTACCAGATGACATTGCCGACCGTTATGTCTTGTTATTAGATCCCATGCTTGCTACTGGTGGTTCTGCCATGTGTGCGATGGACATATTGATCAGTATGGGCTGTAAGCAGGAACAAATCATATTTCTCAATGTCATCGCTTCTCCAGAAGGCCTCCACAATGTGCACAAGCGTTTCCCAAACATTCGAATCGTGACGGCCGTTATTGACGAAGGACTTGATAACAAAGG TTATATTACTCCTGGACTGGGTGACTTTGGCGACATTTACTTTGGCACAAAAGTTTAA
- the min8 gene encoding mitochondrial mini protein, single membrane pass, Min8-like, with translation MSMMNKIMKPYNAFKKMPMELKPLAILIGTAGCTAIFTMGYKLVADPEIRRRPSWTIREQQQRDTVSGNRQLAA, from the exons ATGAGCATGATGAATAAGATTATGAAGCCTTACAATGCATTCAAGAAGATGCCTATGGAGTTGAAACCTCTAG CCATTTTAATTGGAACGGCGGGCTGCACAGCTATATTTACGATGGGTTATAAATTGGTTGCTGATCCAGAG ATACGCCGAAGACCCTCTTGGACAATTCGAGAACAACAACAACGGGATACAGTATCTGGAAATCGTCAACTCGCGGCTTGA
- the rvb1 gene encoding ASTRA/Swr1/Ino80 complex AAA family ATPase Rvb1, translating to MVQISEVKGNGRENRITTHSHIKGLGLKEDGTCEGIGGGFIGQDNAREACGVIIDLIKTKKFGGRGVLFAGGAGTGKTALGLAIAQELGPKVPFCPMVGSEVYSSEIKKTEALMENFRRAIGLRVKETKEVYEGEVTELVPEEAENPLGGYGKTISHVILGLKTHRGTKQLKLDPSIYESLQKEQVSTGDVIYIEANTGAVKRVGRSDAYATEFDLEAEEYVPMPKGEVHKRKEIVQDVTLHDLDVANARPQGGQDIMSMMGQLMKPKKTEITDKLRSEINKVVNRYIEQGIAELIPGVLFIDEVHMLDIECFTYLNQALESTISPIVIFASNRGMCTIRGTEDIQAPHGIPTDLLDRLLIVRTLPYTEEQIRSILEIRGKVENIKLSDTCLDKLAKEGAKSSLRYVIQLLTPASIIANLHSSEEIGVEHIDECYDLFLDARRSARVSQTSAGFLQ from the exons ATGGTACAAATTAGCGAGGTGAAAGGAAATGGCCGTGAAAACCGGATTACTACTCATTCCCATATTAAAGGACTAGgattaaaagaagatggTACCTGCGAAGGCATTGGTGGTGGATTTATTGGACAAGACAATGCTCGTGAG GCTTGTGGTGTCATTATAGACTTAATTAAAACCAAGAAATTTGGCGGACGGGGTGTTTTATTTGCTGGTGGTGCTGGCACCGGTAAAACTGCTTTGGGCTTGGCCATTGCTCAGGAATTGGGACCCAAAGTCCCTTTCTGTCCGATGGTAGGAAGTGAAGTGTATTCTagtgaaataaaaaagaccGAGGCTCTTATGGAAAACTTTCGTCGTGCAATTGGACTCCGTGTGAAGGAGACCAAGGAAGTGTATGAAGGTGAAGTTACAGAATTAGTTCcagaagaagctgaaaatCCTTTGGGTGGTTACGGAAAGACCATTTCACATGTAATTCTTGGACTTAAGACTCATCGTGGTACCAAGCAATTAAAACTCGACCCTAGTATTTATGAATCTTTGCAAAAGGAACAGGTTTCCACGGGAGATGTGATCTACATTGAGGCCAATACTGGTGCCGTTAAACGCGTTGGTCGAAGCGATGCATATGCAACCGAATTCGATTTGGAAGCTGAAGAATACGTTCCTATGCCCAAGGGCGAGGTTCACAAGCGtaaagaaattgttcaaGATGTTACATTGCACGATTTGGATGTTGCCAATGCTCGTCCTCAAGGAGGTCAGGACATTATGTCTATGATGGGACAACTCATGAAACCCAAAAAGACTGAAATTACCGACAAGCTTCGTTCTGAAATCAACAAGGTGGTCAATAGATACATTGAGCAAGGAATTGCAGAATTGATTCCTGGTGTCCTATTTATTGATGAAGTCCACATGTTAGACATTGAATGCTTTACTTACCTTAACCAAGCTTTAGAAAGTACCATTTCTCCTATCGTCATATTTGCATCCAACCGAGGCATGTGCACCATTCGTGGTACTGAAGACATCCAAGCACCCCATGGCATTCCTACCGATTTACTAGACCGTTTGTTAATTGTTCGTACATTACCGTACACGGAAGAGCAAATTCGCTCCATTTTGGAAATCCGTGGTAAGGTTGAAAATATCAAACTCAGTGACACTTGCCTTGACAAATTGGCAAAAGAAGGAGCCAAGTCTAGTTTGCGCTATGTAATTCAACTGCTGACGCCAGCCAGCATTATTGCAAACTTGCATAGTAGCGAAGAAATTGGTGTGGAACATATTGATGAGTGTTATGACTTGTTTTTGGATGCTCGTCGGTCAGCTCGTGTTTCTCAAACATCTGCTGGATTCCTTCAGTAA